The Oscillospiraceae bacterium genome contains a region encoding:
- a CDS encoding DUF2971 domain-containing protein yields MVESKVCNFQDLYRKYCSEETPTRFFELFHYTSADGLLGIVKNEQDERGKLHFWFTRSDCLNDTSEGIHILSLFREMCSNLLKENVITQSFYDAIKSAEISDHHFVNFPIPSREDFTHESVLDCVPCHAYICSFSLKEDSLDMWRYYSKGNGGYGLKCYSLLFDEYKDYEYSDYQEDAMFSLIRSYRVIYSDEEKKQILKNIITDTFNAFEYSNEAIDDKYKEAKGFIQHTLKVFQFQFKHECYSTEQEFRFVFYLPYERPKLLENKMPSVKFRAQNGMLIPYIDLVVEKGNSYLSEVLISPFVENKNIVATTRDYLTSCGFRCIVNKSELPVRR; encoded by the coding sequence ATGGTTGAATCAAAAGTCTGTAATTTCCAAGATTTATATAGAAAGTACTGCTCTGAAGAAACACCAACAAGGTTTTTCGAATTATTCCACTACACAAGTGCAGATGGCTTATTAGGCATAGTAAAAAATGAGCAAGACGAACGTGGAAAACTTCACTTTTGGTTTACAAGAAGCGATTGTTTGAATGATACATCTGAAGGAATCCATATTTTGTCTTTGTTTCGTGAAATGTGTTCTAATTTGCTCAAAGAAAATGTTATAACTCAATCTTTTTATGATGCTATAAAAAGCGCAGAAATTTCTGACCATCACTTTGTAAATTTTCCAATTCCTTCTCGCGAAGATTTCACACATGAAAGTGTATTGGATTGTGTTCCGTGTCATGCCTATATATGCAGTTTTTCATTAAAAGAGGATTCTCTTGATATGTGGAGATATTACTCTAAAGGCAACGGAGGTTACGGACTAAAATGCTATTCATTACTTTTTGATGAGTATAAAGATTATGAGTATTCTGACTATCAAGAAGATGCAATGTTTAGTTTAATTCGATCTTATAGAGTAATCTATAGTGATGAAGAAAAAAAGCAAATTCTAAAGAATATAATTACGGATACCTTTAATGCGTTTGAATATTCTAATGAGGCAATAGACGACAAATATAAAGAAGCAAAAGGTTTCATTCAACATACTTTGAAAGTTTTTCAATTTCAATTTAAACATGAATGCTATTCAACGGAACAAGAGTTTAGATTTGTTTTTTATTTACCCTATGAAAGGCCTAAGTTGTTAGAAAACAAAATGCCAAGTGTAAAATTCAGGGCACAAAATGGAATGCTGATTCCTTATATTGATTTAGTTGTAGAAAAAGGAAATTCTTATTTAAGTGAAGTATTGATTAGTCCTTTTGTTGAAAATAAAAATATAGTGGCAACTACAAGAGATTATTTAACGAGTTGTGGTTTTCGTTGTATAGTAAATAAATCAGAACTGCCGGTAAGAAGATAA
- a CDS encoding four helix bundle protein produces the protein MAESIMLVKAKDFAVEIINMCKMIKETKRESVLTNQLIRSGTSIGANIHESKYAHGTADFISKMQIALKECYESEYWLELLNRTGYLCDEQYKSIANNCGQIRRMLISSINTVKTKQ, from the coding sequence ATGGCAGAAAGTATAATGCTTGTTAAAGCAAAAGATTTTGCTGTTGAGATTATAAATATGTGCAAAATGATTAAGGAAACAAAACGGGAGAGTGTTTTAACAAATCAACTTATACGTTCCGGAACATCAATCGGTGCAAATATTCATGAATCGAAATATGCACATGGTACTGCTGATTTTATTTCTAAAATGCAAATTGCCTTGAAGGAATGTTATGAATCAGAATATTGGTTAGAACTTCTTAATAGAACGGGATATTTATGCGATGAACAGTATAAATCAATAGCTAATAATTGTGGGCAAATTCGCAGAATGTTAATATCTTCAATTAATACTGTTAAGACAAAACAATGA